A single Lysinibacter sp. HNR DNA region contains:
- a CDS encoding C-terminal binding protein: MNSRPLVVFTDQTDLDPEPGRALLHEAGFDTVLLNLGTDERHDDRIVPQNAREAVGLVVGYALIDRDILEQFPRLRIIATSSSGVDTVDMAAAQERGIWVSNLADVATEEVASHALSLVLAVERQLSTSIRVAFGGGWTQDFDALPRRLSKLTLGLFGCGKIARRLAEIAVPLFGRIIAYDPYLTNFPTGVTAVTRQELLKGADVLSLHVPLTKETREVIDHGAFALMKSGSSLVNVSRGELIDREALTTALNSGRIAGVGLDVLDGEPPSPNHPLRSHPRAIVTPHVGFLSDGSLQHYLCDPSRMIVEWWQTGRPSVYVVAGSGD; the protein is encoded by the coding sequence GTGAACTCCCGACCCCTGGTCGTCTTCACCGATCAGACCGACCTTGATCCAGAACCCGGACGGGCGCTTCTGCACGAGGCCGGATTTGACACGGTGCTGTTGAACCTGGGAACCGATGAGAGGCATGACGACCGTATTGTGCCGCAGAACGCTCGTGAAGCGGTTGGGCTCGTGGTGGGATATGCTCTCATCGATCGAGACATTTTGGAACAGTTTCCCCGGCTCAGAATTATTGCGACCAGTAGCTCGGGGGTTGACACGGTCGATATGGCTGCCGCTCAAGAGAGGGGCATCTGGGTGAGTAACCTAGCGGATGTTGCAACCGAGGAGGTTGCCTCGCATGCGCTCTCTCTCGTTCTTGCGGTTGAGCGTCAGCTCAGCACATCCATAAGGGTAGCGTTCGGTGGCGGCTGGACGCAGGATTTTGATGCGCTTCCCCGGCGATTGAGCAAGCTTACTCTGGGGCTTTTTGGCTGCGGGAAAATAGCCCGGCGACTCGCTGAAATTGCTGTGCCCCTCTTCGGACGAATCATTGCCTATGATCCCTACCTCACGAATTTTCCTACGGGGGTGACGGCCGTGACACGACAGGAACTTCTGAAAGGGGCCGACGTCCTATCACTGCACGTTCCCCTCACGAAAGAAACCAGGGAGGTGATCGACCACGGAGCGTTTGCCCTGATGAAGTCCGGTTCGAGTCTGGTAAACGTTTCCCGGGGAGAGCTGATCGACCGGGAGGCTTTGACAACGGCGCTTAACTCCGGACGGATTGCGGGGGTTGGTCTGGACGTGCTTGACGGGGAGCCCCCCTCGCCGAACCACCCGCTACGGAGCCATCCCCGCGCGATTGTTACCCCGCACGTGGGGTTTCTCTCTGACGGATCACTGCAACACTACCTCTGTGACCCCAGCCGGATGATCGTCGAGTGGTGGCAGACCGGCAGGCCATCAGTTTACGTGGTTGCGGGAAGTGGGGACTGA
- a CDS encoding bile acid:sodium symporter produces MSFTSLIQWSERRQITLYLGAIGVGGVAGFLAPETAVLVETTITPLLAVLLFFTFLGIPLLELRASLRDARFLSAVLVLNFVMVPMLVWIISFFVRGNTALLVGVVLVLVTPCVDYVIVFAGLARGNASKLLAVTPLLMLLQMALLPLYLRLLAGSDLGVNLNPAPFIEAFLLLIVLPLIVAGAVQWATRHNRSAQRLVKFSGIGMIPVMMLTLAAVIWAHIYQVSHQLGELLHVVPIFLGFATAATLLGWGTGTLWRLSVPDRRALLFSGVIRNSLVVLPLALVFSETLALVPLVVVFQTMIEFVVMVILVRLVPRMVRS; encoded by the coding sequence ATGAGTTTTACATCCCTGATACAGTGGAGCGAGCGTCGGCAGATCACACTCTATCTCGGAGCGATCGGAGTCGGTGGGGTCGCAGGATTCCTCGCACCCGAGACCGCGGTGCTGGTAGAAACCACGATAACTCCCCTCCTCGCGGTACTGCTTTTCTTCACGTTTTTAGGGATTCCTCTACTTGAACTGCGAGCATCACTCAGGGATGCTCGTTTTTTAAGCGCCGTTCTTGTTCTCAACTTCGTGATGGTTCCTATGCTCGTGTGGATCATCTCATTTTTTGTGCGGGGAAACACCGCCCTCCTGGTGGGGGTGGTGCTCGTTTTGGTGACCCCCTGCGTGGACTACGTGATCGTTTTTGCCGGTCTTGCGCGAGGAAATGCCTCCAAGCTGTTGGCGGTCACGCCCCTGCTCATGCTGTTGCAGATGGCTCTTCTCCCCCTTTACCTGAGACTCCTGGCGGGTAGCGACCTTGGTGTAAACCTCAACCCCGCACCGTTTATTGAGGCTTTTCTTCTTCTCATAGTGCTTCCACTGATTGTGGCGGGCGCGGTGCAGTGGGCCACCCGCCACAATCGCTCTGCACAGCGTCTCGTGAAATTTTCTGGGATCGGGATGATCCCCGTCATGATGCTCACACTTGCCGCCGTGATCTGGGCACATATCTATCAGGTAAGCCATCAGCTCGGGGAACTCCTTCACGTGGTTCCCATTTTCCTCGGTTTTGCCACTGCTGCGACGCTACTCGGTTGGGGAACCGGAACCCTCTGGAGACTCAGCGTTCCCGACCGCCGTGCCTTGCTTTTCTCGGGGGTAATCCGCAACTCTCTTGTCGTGTTACCCCTGGCACTGGTCTTTTCTGAGACGCTGGCTCTGGTTCCCCTGGTTGTCGTTTTTCAGACGATGATCGAGTTTGTGGTCATGGTGATTCTCGTGAGGCTTGTCCCCCGAATGGTACGCTCCTGA